In the Thermodesulfobacteriota bacterium genome, one interval contains:
- the fabZ gene encoding 3-hydroxyacyl-ACP dehydratase FabZ, with amino-acid sequence MKILIDRESIKDHIPHREPFLFVDEVVELEHGTRIVAVRRFRPEEEFFKGHFPGAPIVPGVIIVEAMAQAGGVLYNASFTEERLSKGQTGAYLAGLEKVRFRKAVYPNDILKMDVRILKMRSKIIIFAGEASVGDSKVAEAEIMVSLY; translated from the coding sequence TTGAAAATTTTAATTGATAGAGAATCTATCAAGGATCATATTCCTCACAGGGAGCCGTTTCTTTTCGTCGATGAGGTCGTCGAGCTCGAGCACGGCACGAGGATCGTGGCGGTCAGGAGGTTCCGCCCGGAGGAGGAGTTCTTCAAGGGCCATTTCCCCGGAGCTCCGATAGTCCCGGGTGTAATAATAGTCGAAGCGATGGCTCAGGCGGGAGGGGTGCTTTATAACGCGTCTTTCACGGAGGAGAGATTATCCAAAGGGCAGACCGGGGCTTACCTTGCCGGGCTTGAAAAGGTGCGTTTCAGGAAAGCCGTCTATCCGAACGATATTTTGAAGATGGATGTGAGGATCCTGAAGATGCGGTCGAAGATCATAATATTCGCCGGGGAGGCGAGTGTCGGGGATTCAAAGGTGGCTGAAGCTGAAATTATGGTTTCGCTCTATTAA